One Desmodus rotundus isolate HL8 chromosome 4, HLdesRot8A.1, whole genome shotgun sequence DNA segment encodes these proteins:
- the BUB3 gene encoding mitotic checkpoint protein BUB3 isoform X2 gives MTGSNEFKLNQPPEDGISSVKFSPNTSQFLLVSSWDTSVRLYDVPANSMRLKYQHTGAVLDCAFYDPTHAWSGGLDHQLKMHDLNTDQENLVGTHDAPIRCVEYCPEVNVMVTGSWDQTVKLWDPRTPCNAGTFSQPEKVYTLSVSGDRLIVGTAGRRVLVWDLRNMGYVQQRRESSLKYQTRCIRAFPNKQGYVLSSIEGRVAVEYLDPSPEVQKKKYAFKCHRLKENNIEQIYPVNAISFHNIHNTFATGGSDGFVNIWDPFNKKRLCQFHRYPTSIASLAFSNDGTTLAIASSYMYEMDDTEHPEDGIFIRQVTDAETKPKST, from the exons ATGACCGGTTCGAACGAGTTCAAGCTGAACCAGCCACCCGAGGACGGCATCTCCTCGGTGAAGTTCAGCCCCAACACCTCCCAGTTCCTGCTGGTGTCCTCCTGGGACACGTCGGTGCGCCTCTACGATGTGCCGGCCAACTCCATGCGGCTCAAGTATCAGCACACCGGCGCCGTGCTGGACTGCGCCTTCTAC GATCCGACACATGCCTGGAGTGGGGGATTAGATCATCAATTGAAAATGCATGATTTGAACACTGACCAAG aaaaTCTTGTTGGAACCCACGATGCCCCTATCCGATGTGTTGAATACTGTCCAGAAGTAAATGTGATGGTTACTGGGAGCTGGGATCAGACAGTTAAATTGTGGGACCCCAGAACTCCTTGTAATGCTGGGACCTTCTCTCAGCCTGAAAAG GTGTACACCCTTTCGGTGTCTGGAGACAGGCTGATCGTGGGCACGGCGGGCCGCAGAGTGCTGGTGTGGGACCTGCGGAACATGGGCTACGTGCAGCAGCGCCGCGAGTCCAGCCTGAAGTACCAGACGCGCTGCATCCGCGCCTTTCCGAACAAGCAG GGTTATGTATTGAGCTCTATTGAAGGCCGAGTGGCAGTTGAGTACTTGGACCCGAGCCCTGAGGTGCAGAAGAAGAAGTACGCCTTCAAGTGtcacagactgaaagaaaataacattgaGCAGATTTACCCCGTCAATGCCATTTCCTTTCACAACATCCACAATACGTTCGCCACAG GTGGTTCTGATGGATTTGTAAATATCTGGGATCCATTTAACAAAAAGCGGCTGTGCCAGTTCCATCGGTACCCCACCAGCATCGCGTCGCTTGCCTTCAGTAACGATGGGACCACTCTTGCAATAGCATCATCGTATATGTATGAGATGGATGACACAGAACATCCTGAAGATGGTATCTTCATTCGCCAAGTGACAGATGCAGAAACAAAACCCAA GTCCACCTAA
- the BUB3 gene encoding mitotic checkpoint protein BUB3 isoform X1, with amino-acid sequence MTGSNEFKLNQPPEDGISSVKFSPNTSQFLLVSSWDTSVRLYDVPANSMRLKYQHTGAVLDCAFYDPTHAWSGGLDHQLKMHDLNTDQENLVGTHDAPIRCVEYCPEVNVMVTGSWDQTVKLWDPRTPCNAGTFSQPEKVYTLSVSGDRLIVGTAGRRVLVWDLRNMGYVQQRRESSLKYQTRCIRAFPNKQGYVLSSIEGRVAVEYLDPSPEVQKKKYAFKCHRLKENNIEQIYPVNAISFHNIHNTFATGGSDGFVNIWDPFNKKRLCQFHRYPTSIASLAFSNDGTTLAIASSYMYEMDDTEHPEDGIFIRQVTDAETKPKSPCT; translated from the exons ATGACCGGTTCGAACGAGTTCAAGCTGAACCAGCCACCCGAGGACGGCATCTCCTCGGTGAAGTTCAGCCCCAACACCTCCCAGTTCCTGCTGGTGTCCTCCTGGGACACGTCGGTGCGCCTCTACGATGTGCCGGCCAACTCCATGCGGCTCAAGTATCAGCACACCGGCGCCGTGCTGGACTGCGCCTTCTAC GATCCGACACATGCCTGGAGTGGGGGATTAGATCATCAATTGAAAATGCATGATTTGAACACTGACCAAG aaaaTCTTGTTGGAACCCACGATGCCCCTATCCGATGTGTTGAATACTGTCCAGAAGTAAATGTGATGGTTACTGGGAGCTGGGATCAGACAGTTAAATTGTGGGACCCCAGAACTCCTTGTAATGCTGGGACCTTCTCTCAGCCTGAAAAG GTGTACACCCTTTCGGTGTCTGGAGACAGGCTGATCGTGGGCACGGCGGGCCGCAGAGTGCTGGTGTGGGACCTGCGGAACATGGGCTACGTGCAGCAGCGCCGCGAGTCCAGCCTGAAGTACCAGACGCGCTGCATCCGCGCCTTTCCGAACAAGCAG GGTTATGTATTGAGCTCTATTGAAGGCCGAGTGGCAGTTGAGTACTTGGACCCGAGCCCTGAGGTGCAGAAGAAGAAGTACGCCTTCAAGTGtcacagactgaaagaaaataacattgaGCAGATTTACCCCGTCAATGCCATTTCCTTTCACAACATCCACAATACGTTCGCCACAG GTGGTTCTGATGGATTTGTAAATATCTGGGATCCATTTAACAAAAAGCGGCTGTGCCAGTTCCATCGGTACCCCACCAGCATCGCGTCGCTTGCCTTCAGTAACGATGGGACCACTCTTGCAATAGCATCATCGTATATGTATGAGATGGATGACACAGAACATCCTGAAGATGGTATCTTCATTCGCCAAGTGACAGATGCAGAAACAAAACCCAA GTCACCATGTACTTGa
- the HMX2 gene encoding homeobox protein HMX2, whose translation MGSKEDAGKRCPAAGGVSSFTIQSILGGGPSEAPREPAGWPARKRSLSVSSEEEEPDDGWKAPACFCPDPHGPKEPGPKHHPPIPFPCLGNTKGSGGSGPVSSQHTPFLSPSHPDFKEEKERLLPAGSPSPGSERPRDNGAERQAGVAKKKTRTVFSRSQVYQLESTFDMKRYLSSSERACLASSLQLTETQVKTWFQNRRNKWKRQLSAELEAANMAHASAQTLVGMPLVFRDSSLLRVPVPRSLAFPAPLYYPGSNLSALPLYNLYNKLDY comes from the exons ATGGGCAGCAAGGAAGATGCGGGCAAGAGGTGTCCGGCGGCCGGCGGCGTCTCCAGCTTCACCATTCAGTCCATCCTGGGCGGGGGCCCCTCGGAAGCGCCACGGGAGCCCGCCGGCTGGCCGGCCAGGAAGCGCAGCCTGTCCGTGTCCTCGGAGGAGGAGGAGCCGGACGACGGCTGGAAGGCACCCGCCTGCTTCTGCCCAGACCCGCACGGCCCCAAGGAGCCCGGCCCCAAGCACCATCCCCCCATCCCCTTTCCTTGCCTGG GTAACACCAAGGGCAGCGGAGGCTCAGGGCCGGTGAGCTCGCAACACAcgcctttcctttctccttcgcACCCGGactttaaggaagaaaaagagaggctcCTTCCGGCCGGCTCTCCGTCGCCAGGGTCCGAGCGGCCGCGGGACAACGGAGCCGAGCGGCAGGCAGGCGTAGCCAAGAAGAAGACGCGCACGGTCTTTTCGCGCAGCCAGGTGTACCAGCTCGAGTCCACCTTCGACATGAAGCGTTACCTAAGCAGCTCGGAGCGCGCCTGCCTGGCCTCCAGCCTGCAGCTCACCGAGACCCAGGTCAAGACTTGGTTCCAGAACCGCCGCAACAAGTGGAAGCGGCAGCTCTCGGCCGAGCTGGAGGCGGCCAACATGGCGCACGCCTCGGCGCAGACTCTGGTGGGAATGCCGCTGGTGTTCCGGGACAGCTCGCTGCTGCGCGTGCCGGTGCCGCGCTCCCTCGCCTTCCCCGCGCCACTGTACTACCCGGGCAGCAACCTCTCGGCCTTACCTCTGTACAACCTCTACAACAAGCTCGACTACTGA
- the HMX3 gene encoding homeobox protein HMX3, producing MPEPGPDAPGTASAQPPPPPPPPPAPKESPFSIKNLLNGDHHRPPPKPQPPPRTLFAPASAAAAAAAAAAAAKGALEGAAGFALSQVGDLAFPRFEIPAQRFALPAHYLERSPAWWYPYTLTPAGGHLPRPEASEKTLLRDSSPASGTDRDSPEPLLKADPDHKELDSKSPDEIILEESDSEEGKKEGEAAPGAAGASVGAAAAAAGTEDWKKGAESPEKKPACRKKKTRTVFSRSQVFQLESTFDMKRYLSSSERAGLAASLHLTETQVKIWFQNRRNKWKRQLAAELEAANLSHAAAQRIVRVPILYHENSAAEGAAAAAAGAPVPVSQPLLTFPHPVYYSHPVVSSVPLLRPV from the exons ATGCCAGAGCCCGGGCCGGACGCCCCCGGCACAGCTAGCGCGCAgcccccgccgccgcctcccCCGCCTCCCGCGCCCAAGGAGTCCCCGTTCTCCATCAAGAACCTGCTCAACGGAGACCACCACCGGCCGCCCCCGAAGCCTCAGCCGCCCCCACGGACGCTCTTCGCTCCAGCCtccgccgctgccgctgccgctgccgctgccgccgcgGCCAAGGGGGCCTTGGAGGGCGCCGCAGGCTTCGCGCTCTCGCAGGTGGGCGACCTGGCTTTTCCCCGCTTTGAGATCCCGGCGCAGAGGTTTGCCCTGCCCGCGCACTACCTGGAGCGCTCCCCGGCCTGGTGGTACCCCTACACCCTGACCCCCGCCGGTGGCCACCTCCCGCGACCTGAAG CGTCGGAGAAGACCCTCCTGCGAGACTCCTCCCCCGCCTCGGGCACTGACCGCGACTCCCCGGAGCCATTGCTCAAGGCCGACCCCGATCACAAGGAGCTGGACTCCAAGAGCCCGGACGAGATCATTCTAGAGGAGAGCGACTCGGAGGAAGGCAAGAAGGAGGGCGAGGCGGCGCCTGGTGCGGCCGGGGCGAGCGTAggagcggcggcggcagcggcgggcACGGAGGACTGGAAGAAGGGTGCCGAGAGCCCGGAGAAGAAGCCGGCCTGCCGCAAAAAGAAGACGCGCACGGTCTTCTCGCGTAGCCAGGTCTTCCAGCTCGAGTCCACCTTCGATATGAAGCGCTACCTGAGCAGCTCGGAGCGCGCAGGCCTGGCGGCATCGCTGCACCTCACCGAGACGCAGGTCAAGATCTGGTTCCAGAACCGCCGCAACAAGTGGAAGCGGCAGCTGGCGGCCGAGCTGGAAGCCGCCAACCTGAGCCACGCGGCGGCGCAGCGCATTGTGCGGGTGCCCATCCTCTACCACGAGAACTCGGCGGCCGAGGGTGCGGCTGCCGCGGCCGCGGGGGCCCCGGTGCCCGTCAGCCAGCCGCTGCTCACCTTTCCGCACCCGGTCTACTACTCGCACCCGGTGGTGTCATCCGTGCCACTGCTACGGCCTGTCTGA